The Gemmatimonadota bacterium genome has a segment encoding these proteins:
- a CDS encoding anion permease: MSERPEANPSASPPAKLFHLVAGPVVFAVLLLTPLGGLAFETRGAMGLLIWMAWWWITRPVHLAVTGLLPLPVAAVFGLAPMDEVATSYAQDTILLLLGANILTSVWTRWGLDRRIGLAALLGVGTDTSRQILVWFLVSAALSSVLPNTIVAAAMIPIVVAMLRSIGIEDLWNSRVGTALVIAVAWGTSAGGAATPLGGAPNLLAVGFIEELITGQEFLFLTWALRLAPITAVIVLVMFLFLRFAMPLDVATLPGSKDYIREELRALGPMKTEEKWGLVLFTVAVALAFGRPLYAEFIPGLTPAFAFVAMAVASFTIRTREGPLITWPFAQEHMYWGLFYLFAGGIALGRILSGSGAAEAFANALVPYAGSGGFTAVLVFSLLTMVLTQVTSNTAAIAIVVPITISTFQSLDLNPIPFVYIVTVVGNCGFVLPSSAGGPAVAAGYGVNLKTMAVKGLFASLLVLVTLVTLGYALARWWPAFGVA; the protein is encoded by the coding sequence GTGAGCGAGCGACCGGAGGCCAACCCGAGCGCATCCCCGCCAGCGAAGCTTTTTCATCTCGTGGCCGGGCCGGTCGTCTTCGCCGTGCTGCTGCTCACGCCTCTGGGTGGACTGGCGTTCGAGACTCGCGGCGCCATGGGGCTGCTGATCTGGATGGCCTGGTGGTGGATCACCCGGCCCGTGCACCTGGCGGTCACGGGACTGCTCCCACTCCCGGTCGCCGCGGTCTTCGGACTCGCGCCCATGGATGAGGTCGCGACCTCATACGCTCAGGACACGATCCTTCTCCTGTTGGGCGCGAACATTTTGACGAGCGTCTGGACCCGATGGGGGCTCGATCGGAGAATCGGCCTCGCCGCGCTACTGGGAGTGGGGACCGACACGTCGAGACAGATCCTCGTCTGGTTTCTGGTCAGCGCGGCCCTCTCGAGCGTTCTGCCGAACACGATCGTCGCCGCCGCCATGATTCCGATCGTCGTCGCGATGTTGCGCTCCATCGGCATCGAGGACCTCTGGAACAGCCGCGTCGGCACGGCACTCGTAATCGCCGTGGCCTGGGGGACGAGCGCGGGCGGCGCCGCGACGCCGCTCGGTGGCGCCCCGAATCTCCTGGCCGTCGGCTTCATCGAGGAGTTGATCACGGGTCAGGAGTTCCTGTTCCTGACCTGGGCCCTGCGGCTCGCTCCGATCACCGCAGTGATCGTGCTCGTGATGTTCCTTTTCCTGCGGTTCGCGATGCCGCTGGACGTCGCCACGCTGCCCGGCTCCAAGGACTATATCCGGGAGGAGCTCAGGGCGCTGGGCCCCATGAAGACGGAGGAAAAGTGGGGGCTCGTACTGTTTACGGTGGCGGTGGCGCTCGCGTTCGGGCGACCTCTGTACGCGGAATTCATTCCCGGCCTCACGCCCGCGTTCGCGTTTGTTGCGATGGCTGTGGCGAGCTTCACGATTCGTACGCGCGAAGGGCCGCTCATCACGTGGCCGTTCGCTCAAGAACACATGTACTGGGGCCTGTTCTATCTCTTCGCCGGAGGCATCGCGTTGGGGCGGATCCTGAGCGGCTCGGGTGCCGCGGAGGCCTTCGCGAACGCGCTGGTGCCGTACGCCGGTTCGGGCGGCTTCACGGCCGTGCTCGTGTTCTCTCTTCTGACCATGGTGCTCACACAAGTCACCAGCAACACCGCAGCCATCGCGATCGTTGTCCCGATCACCATCAGCACCTTCCAGTCGCTCGATCTGAATCCGATCCCGTTCGTCTATATCGTGACGGTGGTCGGAAACTGTGGCTTCGTCCTCCCCTCGTCCGCCGGTGGACCCGCCGTGGCGGCGGGATACGGGGTGAACCTGAAGACGATGGCCGTCAAAGGTCTCTTCGCTTCACTTCTGGTGCTCGTGACTCTGGTGACGTTGGGGTACGCGCTGGCCAGGTGGTGGCCCGCGTTCGGAGTGGCGTAG
- a CDS encoding type II toxin-antitoxin system PemK/MazF family toxin, with the protein MRRGEFYRVRRPHGDKRDSRVYVVVSRQVLIDSRFATVVCAPIYSRGDGLSTQVPVGPDQGLKHDSWIMCDNLVSVQKARLTDYVGSLTGALASQLNRALRSAFDLL; encoded by the coding sequence ATGAGGAGGGGCGAGTTCTACCGAGTTCGCAGGCCCCACGGAGACAAGCGCGATTCCCGAGTCTACGTGGTCGTCAGCCGTCAGGTGCTGATCGACTCCCGTTTTGCTACCGTAGTCTGTGCGCCCATCTACTCACGAGGGGACGGCCTCTCCACCCAGGTTCCGGTCGGGCCCGATCAAGGCCTGAAGCACGATTCTTGGATCATGTGCGACAACCTCGTGAGCGTTCAGAAGGCGCGGCTGACAGACTACGTCGGTTCCCTGACCGGGGCGCTCGCCTCACAGCTGAATCGCGCCTTGAGGAGTGCTTTCGACCTACTTTGA
- a CDS encoding PSD1 domain-containing protein produces the protein MRALQTSIGLIPAFFLAVTVMTTTDAEAQNPATFTSDIRPIMERSCWSCHGEEFQRSGLDLRTRDDAISGGRSGPAIVPGRADQSLLYRMIAGLEEPLMPRDGPSLSAAEIVAVRAWIDGGAHWDDGPTLAVAAGALDELPPGAREAWAFQLPVQGPVPTASPFEHPIDRFLEQTRQAQGLTAAPRADRRTLLRRAYLDLIGLPPTPEETAEFLADARPDAWERVIEQLLASPHYGERWGRHWLDVARYADSDGFEQDYDRPNAWRYRDYVISAFNRDKPFDRFIEEQIAGDELDWATDETRIATGFLRAGPRVHFREKDNPERRYEYLDDIVATLGRGVLGLTVQCARCHDHKFDPILQTDYYRLATSLFGYVETEYPLLPRAEGQAYLAKIADVAERQRILRAQIAEIEAPYRDRLKIERLEREFPADVLRAVLKPESERTPGERLLADQVLSLGVSRGSVSAALTPEDAARRRVLSDRVTAVGRERPERPPMADIVTDGDYRFTPDGPGDEIIGCPACRVPPDEPGSYLHEGPGRYEVPTSHLLIRGDPFNLGPVMSPGFVKVATYGDPPTEISRPDGRTSGRRLALAQWLTSEGNPLTARVFVNRIWYHHFGRGIVATLDNFGAVGDPPTHPELLDWLAVEFASNGWSVKRMHRLMMTSEAYQMASAYEDASNIANDPENFSLWRFRIRRLEAEIIRDAIMASSGGIDLTVGGPPVFPYIPEEILAGQAHGRWDNQPDGPAVWRRSVYVYRRRSLVFPFFETFDLPDQGVTTASRNVSTVATQALTLLNNPFVLGQASLFAERVEREAPNDVAGQVDLAYRIALTRPPTEAEAEIGGQLVAERSLVDLTHVMFNLSEFLYLR, from the coding sequence ATGCGCGCACTCCAAACGTCCATCGGACTGATTCCGGCTTTCTTCCTGGCCGTCACGGTCATGACGACCACCGACGCTGAAGCCCAGAATCCCGCCACGTTCACCAGCGATATCCGACCGATCATGGAGCGGAGTTGCTGGAGCTGTCATGGTGAGGAATTCCAGCGGTCCGGTCTCGACCTACGTACTCGTGACGACGCGATTTCGGGAGGCAGAAGCGGCCCGGCCATCGTGCCTGGCCGTGCCGACCAGAGTCTGCTCTACCGCATGATCGCAGGGCTCGAGGAGCCTCTGATGCCGAGGGATGGTCCGTCCTTGAGTGCCGCAGAGATCGTCGCAGTGCGCGCGTGGATCGATGGCGGTGCGCACTGGGACGATGGGCCCACGCTGGCCGTGGCCGCGGGCGCGCTTGATGAACTTCCCCCTGGGGCTCGCGAGGCCTGGGCCTTCCAGCTCCCGGTGCAGGGTCCCGTTCCCACGGCATCGCCGTTCGAGCATCCCATCGATCGTTTCCTCGAGCAGACGCGCCAGGCGCAGGGCCTCACCGCTGCACCGCGCGCCGATCGCCGCACGTTGCTCAGGCGCGCGTACCTCGATCTGATCGGGTTGCCGCCCACGCCCGAGGAAACGGCGGAGTTCCTGGCCGACGCGCGGCCCGACGCGTGGGAGCGTGTGATCGAACAGCTCCTGGCTTCCCCCCACTACGGCGAGCGTTGGGGTCGCCACTGGCTGGACGTAGCGAGGTACGCGGACTCGGACGGCTTCGAGCAGGACTACGACCGACCCAACGCGTGGCGATATCGCGACTACGTCATTTCTGCGTTCAATCGGGACAAGCCCTTCGACCGGTTCATCGAGGAACAGATCGCCGGCGATGAGCTCGACTGGGCGACCGACGAGACCCGGATCGCCACCGGGTTCCTCCGCGCCGGTCCCCGCGTGCACTTTCGTGAAAAGGACAACCCGGAGCGGCGGTACGAGTACCTCGACGACATCGTCGCCACGCTCGGCCGTGGAGTGCTCGGCCTGACGGTTCAGTGCGCGCGCTGCCACGACCACAAGTTCGATCCGATTCTCCAGACCGACTACTACCGCCTGGCGACTTCGCTCTTCGGGTACGTCGAGACGGAGTATCCGCTGCTCCCGCGCGCGGAAGGTCAGGCGTACCTGGCGAAGATCGCGGACGTCGCTGAGCGGCAACGCATTCTGAGAGCTCAGATTGCCGAGATCGAGGCTCCGTACCGCGACCGATTGAAGATCGAGCGCCTGGAGCGCGAATTCCCGGCGGACGTGCTCCGCGCTGTGCTGAAGCCCGAGAGCGAGCGTACACCGGGCGAGCGGCTCCTCGCCGATCAGGTACTCTCACTGGGTGTGTCCAGAGGGAGTGTGAGCGCGGCGCTGACGCCGGAAGACGCCGCCCGACGGCGGGTGTTGAGCGATCGCGTCACCGCAGTGGGCCGGGAGCGGCCGGAACGACCGCCCATGGCCGACATCGTAACCGACGGAGACTACCGATTCACCCCGGACGGGCCCGGCGACGAGATCATCGGCTGTCCCGCGTGCCGAGTGCCACCGGACGAGCCCGGCAGCTACCTGCACGAGGGGCCGGGACGGTACGAGGTTCCGACGAGTCACCTTCTCATCCGCGGCGACCCTTTCAACCTGGGACCGGTGATGTCGCCTGGTTTCGTCAAGGTCGCGACCTACGGCGATCCGCCGACGGAAATTTCCCGGCCCGACGGGCGCACGTCCGGCCGGCGCCTGGCGCTCGCACAGTGGCTGACCTCCGAGGGGAACCCGCTGACGGCACGCGTGTTCGTGAACCGGATCTGGTACCATCACTTCGGACGTGGCATCGTCGCTACGCTCGACAATTTCGGCGCGGTCGGCGATCCCCCGACCCACCCTGAGCTCCTCGACTGGCTGGCGGTGGAGTTCGCGAGTAACGGCTGGAGCGTCAAGCGGATGCACCGTCTGATGATGACGTCCGAGGCCTATCAGATGGCGTCGGCGTACGAGGATGCCAGCAACATCGCCAACGATCCGGAGAACTTCAGCCTCTGGCGCTTCCGCATTCGGCGGCTCGAGGCCGAGATCATCAGAGACGCCATCATGGCTTCGAGCGGAGGCATCGACCTCACCGTCGGCGGGCCACCGGTGTTCCCATACATACCTGAGGAGATTCTGGCGGGTCAGGCGCATGGTCGCTGGGACAACCAGCCGGACGGCCCGGCAGTGTGGCGCCGCAGCGTCTACGTCTATCGGCGCCGTTCGCTGGTCTTCCCGTTCTTCGAGACGTTCGACCTCCCCGACCAGGGCGTGACGACGGCTTCCCGCAACGTGTCCACGGTGGCGACGCAGGCGCTGACGCTTCTCAACAATCCGTTCGTGCTCGGGCAGGCCAGCCTGTTCGCGGAGCGAGTGGAGCGGGAAGCGCCGAACGACGTGGCGGGGCAGGTCGACCTAGCGTACCGAATCGCGTTGAC